The Oscillospiraceae bacterium genome has a segment encoding these proteins:
- a CDS encoding toprim domain-containing protein: protein MAKKATYGNESIKSLRGADRVRKRPAVIFGSDGLEGCEHSIFEIMSNSIDEAREGRGNRIVVTRYLDGSYEVQDFGSGIPVDYNKNEQRENWELLFCEMYAGSKYDNAGGAGSYEFSLGLNGLGLCATQYASEYMDAEIHRDGYCYTLHFEKGENIGGLHKEPYHKRDTGSRIRWKPDIQVFTDINIPRDWFVSTMKRQAIVNDGVHFVLKEETAGGKFNTTEFCYQNGIQDYVAELAGDTAFTTPQYWECERVGRDRADLNDYKLKIKAAVCFSLKTQLKEYYHNSSFLEHGGSPEKAFRSAFVSQINAYLKANNKYAKSDGQINIQDVEDCVIFVVSSFSTNTSYENQTKKAITNKFIQEAMTDFFRRSLEVYFIENKMEAEKIANQVLVNMRARVKAENTRKTLKTTLQSKMDMTNRIQKFVDCRSKDVSEREVFIVEGDSALGACKQARDARFQAVIPVRGKILNCLKSEYDKIFKNDIITDLIKVLGCGVEVRSKAAKDLSAFDMDNLRWNKVLICTDADVDGFQIRTLILTMIYRLMPKLIQAGKVYIAESPLYEVTCKGQTYFAYNEVEMDQIKAEIGDAPYTVQRSKGLGENEAEMMALTTMNPATRRIIQVTPSDAEETSKFFDLLLGDNLEGRKEYIADYGYLYLDAADVS from the coding sequence ATGGCGAAAAAAGCCACCTACGGCAACGAAAGCATTAAGTCCCTGCGTGGTGCAGACCGTGTGCGAAAGCGCCCGGCTGTGATTTTCGGCTCGGACGGGTTAGAGGGCTGTGAGCATTCCATCTTTGAAATTATGAGCAACTCCATAGACGAGGCCAGAGAGGGGCGCGGCAATCGGATCGTGGTGACCCGCTACCTGGACGGCTCCTATGAGGTGCAGGACTTTGGCAGCGGTATTCCTGTGGATTACAACAAGAACGAACAGCGAGAGAACTGGGAGCTGCTGTTTTGCGAGATGTACGCCGGGTCCAAATATGATAACGCCGGCGGCGCAGGCAGTTATGAGTTCTCCCTGGGCCTCAACGGCCTGGGGCTTTGCGCCACCCAGTATGCGTCGGAATATATGGACGCGGAAATTCACCGGGACGGCTACTGCTACACCCTGCATTTTGAAAAGGGCGAGAACATCGGCGGCCTGCACAAGGAGCCGTACCACAAGCGCGATACCGGCTCCCGCATTCGCTGGAAGCCGGATATTCAGGTGTTTACGGATATTAACATTCCCCGAGATTGGTTCGTATCCACGATGAAGCGCCAGGCCATTGTTAATGACGGCGTGCACTTTGTGCTCAAGGAGGAGACCGCCGGCGGTAAGTTCAACACCACCGAATTTTGTTACCAAAACGGTATTCAGGACTATGTGGCGGAGCTGGCAGGGGACACCGCTTTTACTACTCCCCAATACTGGGAGTGTGAGCGGGTGGGCCGCGACCGTGCGGATCTTAATGACTATAAGTTGAAGATCAAGGCTGCGGTGTGCTTTTCGCTGAAAACCCAGCTGAAAGAGTATTACCACAACTCCAGCTTTTTGGAGCACGGCGGCTCGCCGGAAAAGGCCTTTCGCAGTGCCTTTGTGAGCCAGATCAATGCCTATCTGAAAGCCAATAACAAGTACGCCAAATCAGATGGTCAGATCAATATTCAGGATGTGGAGGACTGCGTGATCTTTGTGGTGTCCTCCTTCTCCACCAACACTTCTTACGAGAACCAAACCAAAAAGGCGATCACCAATAAGTTTATTCAGGAGGCTATGACCGACTTCTTCCGCAGATCCCTGGAAGTGTACTTTATTGAGAACAAGATGGAGGCGGAGAAGATCGCCAACCAGGTGCTGGTAAATATGCGCGCCCGGGTAAAGGCGGAGAACACCCGCAAAACCTTAAAAACCACCTTGCAGTCCAAGATGGACATGACCAACCGCATTCAAAAGTTTGTGGACTGCCGCTCCAAGGATGTAAGCGAGCGAGAGGTGTTTATTGTAGAGGGCGACTCTGCATTGGGTGCCTGCAAGCAGGCCCGGGACGCCCGGTTCCAGGCGGTGATCCCGGTGCGCGGCAAGATCCTCAACTGCTTAAAGTCCGAGTATGATAAAATCTTTAAGAACGACATTATTACCGACCTGATCAAGGTGCTGGGCTGCGGCGTGGAAGTGCGCTCCAAGGCTGCCAAGGACCTGTCCGCCTTTGATATGGACAACCTGCGGTGGAACAAAGTGCTTATTTGCACCGATGCGGATGTGGACGGTTTTCAGATTCGTACCTTGATTTTGACGATGATCTATCGCCTGATGCCCAAGCTGATCCAGGCAGGCAAGGTGTATATCGCCGAGTCTCCGCTGTACGAGGTGACCTGCAAGGGCCAGACCTATTTTGCCTACAATGAAGTGGAGATGGACCAGATCAAGGCAGAGATCGGCGACGCGCCCTATACCGTGCAGCGGTCCAAAGGTCTTGGTGAAAACGAGGCAGAGATGATGGCTCTGACCACCATGAACCCGGCCACCCGCCGCATTATCCAGGTGACTCCGTCGGATGCAGAGGAGACCTCCAAGTTCTTTGACCTGCTGCTGGGAGACAACCTGGAGGGTCGTAAAGAATATATTGCAGACTACGGCTACCTGTATCTGGACGCCGCAGATGTAAGCTAA
- the dnaB gene encoding replicative DNA helicase: MAEATTTGGVALPYNLEAEQSVLGCILLNSGCMEEVLMHLKAESFYLPQHRAIFGAMLSMYTSSQANIDPVLIADVLAKEGHYDVAGGREYLVQLANSVPSTANVASYAKIVKEQFYLRTLIQTAREIMDDAASGEGDASSILDAAEQKIYDIRQGKDTGGPTKVSEVIVNGVYDRLGKLTGEDKEKYKGIPTGFGLLDTYITGLNKSDFILIGARPAMGKTSFALNLASNVSMMARKKCVFFSLEMTKEQLAERLLASQAGVPSHKLRTGELDNDEWVRLGNAAGQFNDVELYLDDTSSITVPEIKSRVRRMKDVDVIMIDYLGLIKSATRKENRVQEVSEITRQLKMLAKDLMIPVICCAQLARSTEGRGKSHKPQLSDLRESGSIEQDADIVMFLYREDYYRSEVDEDKQDDIDENHTELIVAKNRHGATGTIEMTFDKEFTRFRAVDKTANAF, translated from the coding sequence ATGGCGGAAGCAACAACGACCGGCGGCGTGGCGCTGCCGTACAATTTAGAGGCGGAACAAAGCGTATTGGGCTGTATTCTGCTGAATTCCGGCTGTATGGAGGAGGTGCTGATGCACCTGAAGGCAGAGAGCTTTTATCTGCCTCAGCACCGAGCCATCTTTGGCGCCATGCTGTCCATGTACACCTCTTCTCAGGCCAATATTGACCCGGTACTGATTGCCGATGTGCTGGCCAAAGAGGGACATTACGATGTGGCAGGCGGCAGGGAATACCTGGTGCAGCTGGCAAACAGTGTGCCTTCTACGGCCAATGTAGCCAGCTATGCCAAGATCGTGAAGGAGCAGTTTTATCTTCGAACCCTGATCCAAACGGCTCGGGAGATCATGGACGATGCGGCCAGCGGTGAGGGCGACGCCTCCTCTATCTTAGATGCGGCAGAGCAGAAGATCTATGATATTCGACAGGGTAAGGACACCGGCGGCCCCACCAAGGTCAGCGAGGTGATCGTCAACGGCGTGTATGACCGCCTGGGCAAGCTCACCGGCGAGGACAAAGAAAAATATAAGGGCATTCCCACCGGCTTCGGTCTGCTGGATACTTACATTACCGGCCTAAATAAGTCGGACTTTATCTTGATCGGCGCCCGCCCGGCTATGGGTAAGACCAGTTTTGCCCTGAACCTGGCATCCAATGTGTCCATGATGGCGCGCAAAAAGTGCGTGTTCTTTAGCTTGGAGATGACCAAGGAGCAGCTGGCAGAGCGTTTGCTGGCGTCCCAGGCCGGTGTGCCCAGTCATAAGCTGCGCACCGGCGAGTTGGACAACGACGAGTGGGTGCGCCTGGGCAATGCTGCCGGTCAGTTTAATGATGTAGAGTTGTATTTAGATGATACTTCTTCTATCACCGTGCCGGAGATCAAGTCCCGGGTGCGGCGCATGAAAGATGTGGATGTGATTATGATCGACTATCTGGGCTTGATCAAATCTGCCACCCGCAAGGAAAACCGTGTGCAGGAGGTGTCCGAGATTACCCGCCAGCTGAAAATGTTGGCTAAGGACCTGATGATCCCGGTGATCTGCTGTGCCCAGTTGGCCCGTAGTACCGAGGGGCGCGGCAAGAGCCATAAGCCCCAGCTGTCCGACCTGCGAGAGTCCGGCTCCATTGAGCAGGACGCAGATATTGTGATGTTCCTCTACCGTGAGGACTACTATCGCAGCGAGGTGGATGAGGACAAGCAGGACGACATCGACGAGAACCATACGGAGCTGATCGTGGCCAAGAACCGCCACGGCGCTACCGGCACCATTGAGATGACCTTTGATAAGGAATTCACCCGCTTCCGTGCGGTGGACAAGACAGCCAATGCATTCTGA
- a CDS encoding DNA topoisomerase (ATP-hydrolyzing) subunit A, with translation MPKKKKDQRPVAGKLDENVHIKGAGTVQTEPIVDTLKSNYMPYAMSVILSRALPEIDGFKPSHRKLLYTMYNMKLLTGGFIKSANIVGRTMQLNPHGDAAIYDTMIRLSRGNESLLYPYVESKGNFGKAYSKNMMYAASRYTEAKLAPICRELFDDINKDTVDFVDNYDNTMKEPTLLPVTFPSILCNVTTGIAVGMASSIASFNLKEVCDTTIALIKNPAHVIADTLLAPDFVGGGYILYNKPELDKIYDTGRGSVRVRAKYTYDKKYNCIDVTEIPPTTTAEAIIDKIVELVKTNKVREISDIRDETDLTGLKITIDLKRGVHADDLMLRLYKMTPLEDSFSCNFNVLVDGKPKVYGVRELLMAWIDFRLECVRRRLTFMLNKKRDQLHLLKGLSKILLDIDKAIKIVRETKAEVDVVPNLMIGFGIDETQAEYVAEIKLRHLNREYILKRIQDIENLENEIAQLEEVLSSQNKMKKVIVGELQAVAQKYDTGRRSEILYDVQEAAPETEQEVPDYPVTVFLSAEGYLKKIKTANLRLSGEQKLKEGDTMLREEEASNRDELLFFTNHHQVYKSRLSDFEDGKASQLGEYVAGKLEMEEDEQPVYMALLHEYKGYMLFAFENGKFAKVDVAAYQTKTNRKKLLNAYSAKSPLAAAMYIPEDTEVVLCSDSGRKLLLNTGGVLAKSTKDTIGISAMTLKKNKKVTGMYLYKEGEFEKPWRYRAKNLPAAGALPSAADIGEQLTF, from the coding sequence TTGCCAAAGAAGAAAAAGGACCAGCGCCCGGTTGCCGGGAAGCTGGACGAAAATGTGCATATCAAAGGTGCCGGCACCGTGCAGACGGAGCCCATTGTGGACACCTTGAAGAGCAACTATATGCCTTACGCCATGAGCGTGATCCTCTCCCGCGCCTTGCCGGAGATCGACGGCTTTAAGCCCTCCCACCGCAAGCTGCTTTACACGATGTACAATATGAAGCTGCTTACCGGCGGCTTTATTAAGAGCGCCAACATTGTAGGGCGCACCATGCAGCTGAACCCTCACGGGGACGCGGCCATTTATGACACCATGATCCGCCTGTCCCGGGGCAATGAGAGCCTGCTGTATCCCTATGTGGAGTCTAAAGGTAACTTCGGTAAAGCTTACAGCAAAAATATGATGTACGCTGCCTCTCGTTACACAGAGGCTAAGCTGGCGCCCATCTGCCGGGAGCTGTTTGACGACATTAACAAGGACACGGTGGACTTTGTAGACAACTATGACAACACCATGAAAGAGCCGACTTTGCTGCCGGTGACCTTTCCGTCCATTCTCTGTAATGTGACCACCGGTATCGCCGTAGGTATGGCCTCATCCATCGCTTCTTTTAACTTAAAGGAAGTGTGCGACACCACCATTGCCCTGATCAAAAACCCTGCGCATGTAATCGCAGACACCCTACTGGCGCCGGATTTTGTAGGCGGCGGCTATATTCTCTATAATAAGCCGGAGCTGGACAAAATTTACGACACCGGCCGCGGTTCTGTGCGGGTGCGTGCCAAGTACACCTATGACAAAAAATACAACTGCATTGATGTAACGGAGATTCCGCCAACCACCACCGCCGAAGCGATCATTGACAAGATCGTGGAGCTGGTCAAGACCAACAAAGTGCGGGAGATCAGCGATATTCGAGACGAAACGGATCTGACCGGTCTGAAGATCACCATTGACCTAAAGCGGGGTGTGCATGCAGACGACCTGATGCTGCGGCTTTACAAGATGACGCCCTTAGAGGACAGCTTCAGCTGCAACTTCAATGTATTGGTGGACGGCAAACCCAAGGTCTACGGCGTACGGGAGCTGTTGATGGCGTGGATCGACTTCCGCCTGGAATGTGTGCGCCGCCGCCTGACCTTTATGCTGAACAAAAAGCGGGACCAGCTGCATTTGCTCAAGGGTCTGTCCAAGATTCTGTTGGATATTGATAAGGCGATTAAGATCGTCCGGGAGACCAAGGCAGAGGTCGATGTGGTGCCCAATTTGATGATCGGCTTTGGTATTGACGAGACCCAGGCGGAATATGTGGCGGAGATCAAGCTGCGCCACTTGAATCGGGAGTATATCCTTAAGCGCATTCAAGATATTGAGAATTTGGAGAATGAGATCGCCCAGCTGGAGGAAGTGCTCTCCAGCCAAAACAAGATGAAAAAAGTAATCGTGGGTGAGTTGCAGGCGGTAGCCCAGAAGTACGACACCGGCCGCCGTTCGGAAATTCTTTACGATGTGCAGGAGGCTGCGCCGGAGACGGAGCAGGAGGTACCGGACTACCCGGTGACTGTGTTCCTTTCTGCCGAGGGGTATTTGAAGAAGATCAAGACCGCCAACCTGCGCTTGAGCGGCGAGCAAAAGCTCAAGGAGGGGGACACCATGCTCCGGGAGGAGGAAGCCTCCAACAGGGACGAACTGCTGTTCTTTACCAACCACCACCAGGTGTACAAGTCCCGCTTATCTGACTTTGAGGACGGCAAAGCGTCCCAGCTTGGCGAGTATGTGGCCGGTAAATTGGAAATGGAAGAGGACGAGCAGCCGGTATACATGGCGCTGCTCCACGAATATAAGGGCTATATGCTCTTTGCCTTTGAGAACGGCAAGTTCGCCAAAGTGGATGTGGCTGCCTACCAGACCAAGACCAACCGCAAGAAGCTCTTGAATGCTTATTCCGCCAAGTCACCCTTGGCGGCGGCTATGTATATTCCGGAGGATACGGAAGTGGTGCTGTGCTCTGACAGCGGGCGCAAGCTGCTGCTGAATACCGGCGGCGTGCTGGCCAAATCCACGAAGGACACCATCGGTATTTCTGCCATGACCTTAAAGAAAAATAAAAAGGTCACCGGTATGTACCTGTACAAAGAAGGCGAGTTTGAAAAGCCCTGGCGCTACCGTGCCAAAAATCTGCCGGCAGCGGGCGCACTGCCCTCGGCGGCGGACATTGGCGAGCAGCTGACCTTTTGA
- the ftsH gene encoding ATP-dependent zinc metalloprotease FtsH — MAKNWKSILFYILIPVLLIGAVWYLSSNQSGTEVQYSQVVQMFEENQVKDFSLDLSSGALTYKTFKDPEKEQRYTVPNVSLFLDDVKDNVDAYNAKQTNNKNRITYNYKKGASGNWFTSMLPSLIMLIAIVGLGFYAFRRMNNAMMNDTNKTLGFGKIRAKTLVEDEKRKTTFQDVAGCDEEKGELEEIVEFLKNPDSFTALGARIPRGVLLVGPPGTGKTLLARAVAGEAGAPFLSISGSDFVEMYVGVGASRVRDLFEQAKKKAPAIVFIDEIDAVGRHRGAGTGGGNDEREQTLNQLLVEMDGFGTNSGIIVMAATNRPDVLDPALLRPGRFDRQITVNRPDAQGREDILKVHSRNKPLGPDVDLKEVAKDTIGFTGADLENLLNEAALLAVRRKKKALTMAEINDASSRVQMGTEKKSHKYSKKAKRLTAYHEAGHAVAAYYVEGHDPVKEISIIPRGLGAGGYTWYTPQEENYNSKKEMLDDLISMLGGRVAEALALGDISTGASNDLQRATQICRDMVAKYGMSEVLGPAVFSDENDEVFLGKDFGHVNNYSEATSAKIDAEIERMMRHAYSQTEEILKTHYEKLELVAETLLQKEKLTGEMFAQLMENGKLDEPEAQPTEEPEAPAAETQTAADTAPEPAQEGGDAPAAEAENAPADPAPETPKSDR, encoded by the coding sequence ATGGCAAAAAATTGGAAGTCCATTCTGTTTTATATCTTGATCCCGGTGCTTTTGATCGGGGCAGTATGGTATTTGTCTTCTAACCAATCCGGCACAGAGGTGCAATACTCCCAAGTGGTGCAGATGTTTGAAGAGAACCAGGTGAAGGACTTTTCCCTGGATCTGTCCAGCGGCGCACTGACCTACAAGACCTTTAAGGACCCGGAGAAGGAGCAACGCTACACCGTGCCCAATGTGTCGCTCTTTTTGGATGATGTGAAGGATAATGTAGACGCGTATAACGCCAAGCAGACCAATAATAAGAACCGCATTACTTATAACTACAAAAAGGGCGCTTCCGGCAACTGGTTCACCAGTATGCTGCCGTCGCTTATTATGCTCATTGCTATTGTGGGTCTTGGGTTCTATGCGTTCCGGCGGATGAACAACGCCATGATGAACGACACCAACAAGACGCTGGGCTTTGGCAAGATCCGCGCCAAGACCTTGGTGGAGGACGAAAAGCGCAAGACCACATTTCAGGATGTGGCCGGTTGTGATGAGGAAAAGGGCGAGCTGGAGGAGATTGTGGAGTTCTTAAAGAACCCGGACAGCTTTACCGCACTGGGCGCCCGTATTCCCCGCGGCGTGCTGCTGGTGGGTCCTCCCGGTACCGGTAAAACTTTGCTGGCCCGTGCTGTGGCCGGTGAGGCCGGCGCACCGTTTTTGTCCATTTCCGGCTCTGACTTTGTAGAGATGTATGTGGGCGTGGGTGCTTCTCGTGTGCGCGACCTGTTTGAGCAGGCCAAGAAGAAGGCACCGGCCATTGTATTTATTGATGAGATTGATGCTGTGGGCCGTCACAGAGGTGCCGGCACCGGCGGCGGTAATGATGAGCGGGAGCAGACCTTGAACCAGTTGTTGGTAGAGATGGACGGCTTTGGCACCAACAGCGGTATTATCGTGATGGCTGCCACCAACCGGCCGGATGTACTGGATCCGGCGCTGCTGCGCCCCGGTCGTTTTGACCGTCAAATTACCGTGAATCGACCGGATGCACAGGGCCGTGAGGATATTTTGAAAGTTCATTCCCGCAACAAGCCTCTGGGTCCGGATGTGGATTTGAAAGAAGTGGCTAAGGACACCATCGGCTTTACCGGTGCAGACTTGGAAAATCTGCTCAACGAGGCTGCTTTGCTGGCTGTGCGCCGCAAGAAGAAAGCCCTGACTATGGCGGAAATTAACGACGCCTCCTCCCGTGTGCAAATGGGCACGGAGAAAAAGAGCCATAAATATTCCAAGAAGGCCAAGCGCCTGACCGCTTACCACGAGGCGGGTCACGCTGTGGCAGCCTACTATGTAGAGGGCCACGACCCGGTGAAGGAAATTTCCATTATTCCCCGGGGTCTGGGTGCCGGCGGCTACACATGGTACACCCCGCAAGAGGAAAATTACAATTCCAAAAAGGAGATGCTGGACGACCTGATCTCCATGTTGGGCGGCCGTGTGGCCGAGGCGTTGGCGCTGGGGGATATTTCTACCGGCGCATCCAACGACTTGCAGCGCGCTACCCAAATTTGTCGGGACATGGTGGCCAAGTACGGCATGAGCGAGGTACTGGGTCCAGCTGTATTCAGCGATGAGAACGACGAGGTATTCCTTGGCAAGGACTTTGGCCATGTAAACAATTACAGCGAGGCAACCTCTGCCAAGATTGACGCAGAGATTGAGCGGATGATGCGTCACGCTTACAGCCAGACGGAAGAGATCTTAAAGACCCATTACGAGAAGCTGGAGCTGGTGGCGGAGACCCTGCTGCAAAAAGAGAAGCTTACCGGCGAGATGTTTGCCCAGCTGATGGAAAACGGCAAGCTGGACGAACCGGAAGCCCAACCCACAGAAGAACCGGAAGCCCCTGCGGCAGAAACACAGACTGCTGCGGACACAGCCCCGGAGCCTGCGCAGGAGGGCGGAGACGCACCGGCAGCGGAAGCGGAAAATGCCCCGGCAGACCCTGCACCGGAAACACCTAAATCCGACCGATAA
- the tilS gene encoding tRNA lysidine(34) synthetase TilS, with product MHSDLFDRIDRTVTEHNMLCPEDRVVAAVSGGADSMLLLHYLLSRRERWQLKITVAHVEHGIRGESSRADAAFVRDFCARQHLSYFEKAIDAPGEAKAAGMGVEAYARQARYAFFQSLDCDRIATAHTLSDSVETMLFRLARGTGLRGLTGIAPVRGKIIRPLLDCTGEEVRSACTALHIDYRIDESNADERYSRNAIRHTLVPDFDRVHPGFMQNAARTLQNLQADEAYLQAQTAELLQAARTLNGLQTAVLNAAPLPLRRRALTALLEQNRFSVDAFHLAQLDELLASGGRLQLPGGFAHVQRGVLTLEAAGAPPAAAIAYEQIVVSVAEFLTIRELSQIKIDFYCDYDKITGSVRFRQRQAGDRISPAGRGCSKSLKKLYCEYRVPHSRRALPLVAEDDSGIIAVAGCCCDQRVGVDATTRSVLYVVSHTED from the coding sequence ATGCATTCTGATTTGTTTGACCGGATTGACCGGACGGTAACGGAACACAATATGCTGTGCCCGGAGGACCGGGTGGTGGCAGCAGTGTCCGGTGGGGCGGACTCCATGTTATTGCTTCACTACCTGCTCAGCCGCAGGGAACGGTGGCAGCTGAAGATCACCGTTGCCCATGTGGAGCACGGCATTCGGGGCGAAAGCTCCCGGGCGGACGCTGCCTTTGTGCGGGATTTTTGCGCCCGGCAGCATTTGTCTTATTTTGAAAAAGCAATCGACGCACCCGGAGAGGCCAAGGCTGCCGGTATGGGCGTTGAGGCGTATGCCCGGCAAGCGCGGTACGCCTTTTTTCAGTCGCTGGACTGTGATCGGATCGCCACGGCACATACGCTTTCGGATTCTGTGGAGACCATGCTGTTTCGCTTGGCTCGGGGCACCGGGTTGCGAGGACTCACCGGTATTGCGCCGGTGCGGGGCAAGATTATTCGTCCGTTGCTGGACTGCACCGGAGAGGAAGTGCGCTCGGCATGCACGGCGCTGCATATCGACTATCGGATCGATGAGAGTAACGCCGATGAGCGGTACAGCCGCAATGCCATTCGCCATACGCTGGTGCCGGATTTTGACCGGGTGCACCCGGGCTTTATGCAAAATGCTGCCCGTACCTTGCAGAATTTGCAAGCGGATGAAGCCTACTTGCAGGCGCAGACTGCCGAACTTTTACAGGCGGCAAGAACTTTAAACGGTTTGCAAACGGCGGTACTTAATGCCGCACCGCTGCCGTTACGCCGACGGGCACTGACGGCGCTTTTAGAGCAAAACCGGTTTAGCGTGGATGCCTTCCACTTGGCACAGTTGGACGAGTTGCTTGCGTCCGGCGGACGGCTGCAGCTGCCCGGCGGATTTGCCCATGTACAGCGTGGGGTGCTGACTCTGGAAGCGGCAGGTGCGCCACCGGCGGCAGCAATTGCTTATGAACAAATCGTGGTATCTGTTGCGGAATTTTTAACGATTCGTGAATTATCGCAAATAAAAATTGATTTTTATTGCGACTATGATAAAATAACAGGCAGTGTTCGCTTTCGGCAGCGGCAGGCAGGGGATCGCATTTCTCCCGCCGGTCGCGGGTGCAGCAAATCGCTGAAGAAGCTCTATTGCGAATACCGCGTGCCCCACAGTCGGCGCGCTCTGCCCCTGGTGGCGGAGGACGATTCGGGGATCATCGCCGTGGCAGGCTGCTGCTGCGATCAGCGCGTCGGGGTGGACGCCACCACCCGGAGCGTGCTTTATGTAGTTTCCCATACGGAGGACTGA
- the secG gene encoding preprotein translocase subunit SecG, which translates to MLWYHYVFGAVLILASIIITIVVLMQEGRSQNLSGAIAGGAETFLGKSKGRTIEAKLEKITKWLIVAFFVIVLAAFLIFLFVG; encoded by the coding sequence ATGCTTTGGTATCATTATGTTTTCGGCGCAGTGCTGATTTTGGCGTCGATTATTATAACTATCGTTGTATTGATGCAGGAGGGTCGTTCCCAGAACCTGTCCGGTGCTATCGCCGGCGGTGCAGAGACCTTTTTGGGCAAATCCAAGGGCAGAACGATTGAGGCTAAGTTAGAAAAAATCACAAAATGGCTGATCGTGGCTTTCTTTGTGATTGTGCTTGCTGCATTTCTCATCTTCCTGTTTGTCGGATAA
- a CDS encoding exonuclease domain-containing protein translates to MNFVIFDLEWNNAYNYKAQTGMNEIIEIGAVMLDERLQIVDTFKQLILPKVSKRLTGRFKDLTHITPDEVKQNGIPFEEAFRDFARWSGADNCVFMSWSDSDLYVLAGNYKYFSQRAHVPFMQRYADAQKYCMRFLTDNPNNNQISLAHCAEKFQISVEEENLHRALEDCYVAAACFKKVYDPALFEPYICDCSGDYFERLLYKPYYLRHAICRGFDLRQQKFQCPRCHKELQMLRPFEFSNNAFKNWGECRDCGTKYWVQLRAKQMYDHVQISKKVQPMSRKRSRAMDRENGRTKAPSKSDKKAKNS, encoded by the coding sequence ATGAACTTTGTAATTTTTGATTTAGAATGGAATAATGCCTACAACTATAAGGCGCAGACCGGTATGAACGAGATCATAGAGATCGGCGCTGTGATGCTGGATGAACGGCTGCAAATTGTAGATACTTTTAAGCAGCTGATTCTGCCCAAGGTATCTAAGCGGCTTACCGGTCGGTTTAAGGATCTGACCCACATTACCCCGGATGAGGTGAAGCAAAACGGCATTCCTTTTGAGGAGGCTTTTCGGGACTTTGCCCGCTGGAGTGGGGCGGACAACTGTGTGTTTATGAGCTGGTCGGACAGCGATCTGTATGTGCTGGCCGGCAACTACAAGTATTTTAGCCAGCGTGCCCATGTACCGTTTATGCAGCGGTATGCGGACGCGCAAAAGTACTGTATGCGCTTCTTAACCGATAATCCTAACAACAACCAGATCAGCCTGGCCCACTGTGCCGAGAAGTTCCAAATCTCTGTGGAGGAGGAGAACCTGCACCGGGCGCTGGAGGACTGCTATGTGGCCGCCGCCTGTTTTAAGAAAGTGTATGATCCGGCACTGTTTGAGCCGTATATTTGTGACTGCTCCGGGGATTATTTTGAGCGGCTGCTGTACAAGCCCTATTACCTGCGCCACGCCATTTGCCGTGGGTTCGATCTTCGACAGCAAAAATTTCAGTGCCCCCGTTGCCATAAAGAACTGCAAATGCTGCGTCCCTTTGAATTTTCCAACAACGCCTTTAAGAATTGGGGCGAGTGTCGGGATTGCGGCACCAAATATTGGGTGCAGCTGCGTGCCAAGCAAATGTACGATCATGTGCAGATCAGCAAGAAGGTGCAGCCCATGAGCCGCAAGCGTTCCCGGGCCATGGATCGGGAAAACGGCCGCACGAAAGCACCGAGCAAGAGCGACAAGAAAGCAAAAAATTCTTAA